The following proteins come from a genomic window of Mariniflexile sp. TRM1-10:
- a CDS encoding SusC/RagA family TonB-linked outer membrane protein, with product MNKLIFICLLLFVNISFAQKVKVEGIITSESDGFPLPGTSVLVQGTSNGTVTDFDGHYQLETNQGDILIISYVGYKPVKVTVANGANYNVVLQEDIAQLEAVVITGYGTERKKDITGAITVVDVDELNAVATPNVISKLQSKVPGLSLTSSGVPGGNDTQISIRGLTSVFGGTGPLWVIDGVQTSTPAGLNPNDIESIQVLKDAASAGIYGTEAARGVIIVTTKQAKSGTRKITLDSRITLNTIREDFSVLSGQDWLNVRYAANGGVPVVAGNIVYTPGTQLPEFLDANNNLRLSNTNWVDVITKNSISTTTDFGYSYATDKWNLFSGLGYAKDEGIIAYTFYERMNLRLNSSVKLFKDRVTIGENLTVANFQEVKGNSMEDALLQNPLIPLYGEDGSYGGPTGAGLQDKWNPLAILYINKDNVQKTWRTFGNVYADVNIMDGLQFSTKFNFDHNSFKFDEHTASFNQNGSILGNIFINDGQDYQRFGRNRNESDVFIFTNLLSYNKDFGNHTINAFAGHETYRKDQKNDFARIQVPLGTDVDFDNIDQYEIIADNSILDAYGIGADSRRESVFAKVSYDFSDKYYASGSVRRDGSSRFGKNNRYGIFPTASAGWTISNENFMKDSKVFNNLKLRASWGGNGNADILEYAQYSIYQLAIENSNYDMSGGGNGGIDIGVSPNQVGNPDLKWEQSYQTNVGIDANLFDNRVNLVVDVYEKTTSDLLLQTIQPAVLGESGSTLFFNAGDMVNKGIDVVLGYSSKTKNDFNFGLDLTFSAYKNEVTSLSNADNFILQGVSYTGAGHPIGSYFGYVADGLFRTPEEVAVHAEQTGKALGNIRYRDLNGDGVVNQDDRTIIGNPHPDFTYGINLSASYKNWELGLFFDGRQGNDMYNAQREMLDFPYFGFNHGLNTLDAWTPSNANSTIPALSTADTNDQRRASTYFIEDGSFFRLKNVSVSYTFDSEKISKIGLARAKVYLQAENLINITSFTGFDYEVPGLSRTGIGIAGLGVYPHTKTFSLGFNLQF from the coding sequence ATGAATAAACTAATTTTTATATGCTTGCTTTTGTTTGTAAATATCTCGTTTGCACAAAAGGTAAAGGTAGAAGGGATAATCACTTCAGAAAGTGATGGGTTTCCACTACCAGGTACATCCGTACTAGTACAAGGGACAAGCAATGGAACAGTAACTGATTTTGATGGACACTATCAGTTAGAGACAAATCAAGGAGATATTTTAATTATTTCCTATGTTGGTTACAAGCCTGTTAAAGTTACGGTGGCTAACGGTGCAAATTACAATGTGGTGCTTCAGGAAGACATAGCACAATTAGAAGCTGTGGTTATCACAGGTTATGGCACAGAAAGGAAGAAAGATATCACGGGAGCAATAACCGTTGTCGATGTTGATGAACTAAATGCAGTGGCTACCCCGAATGTGATTTCAAAATTACAATCAAAAGTACCCGGGTTAAGTTTAACATCATCGGGTGTTCCTGGTGGTAACGACACACAGATATCCATTCGTGGTCTTACATCGGTATTTGGAGGCACAGGGCCGCTATGGGTAATTGATGGGGTTCAAACCAGTACCCCTGCAGGTTTAAACCCAAACGATATTGAAAGTATTCAAGTACTAAAAGATGCGGCTTCTGCGGGTATTTATGGAACTGAAGCAGCAAGAGGTGTTATTATTGTAACAACCAAGCAGGCTAAAAGCGGAACAAGAAAAATCACCCTTGATTCCCGTATAACACTAAACACTATAAGAGAAGATTTTAGTGTTTTGAGCGGACAAGACTGGTTAAACGTTAGGTATGCAGCAAATGGCGGTGTTCCAGTTGTTGCTGGAAATATTGTTTATACTCCAGGAACACAATTACCTGAATTTTTAGATGCAAATAATAATTTAAGATTATCCAATACGAACTGGGTGGATGTGATTACAAAAAACTCCATTTCAACTACTACTGATTTCGGATATTCGTATGCTACAGACAAATGGAACCTGTTCTCTGGTTTAGGTTATGCTAAAGATGAAGGTATTATCGCTTACACGTTTTATGAAAGAATGAATTTAAGATTAAATTCCAGTGTTAAACTATTCAAGGATAGAGTAACTATTGGTGAAAATTTAACTGTTGCAAACTTTCAAGAAGTAAAAGGCAACTCTATGGAAGATGCTTTGTTACAAAATCCTTTAATTCCACTTTATGGAGAAGATGGCTCTTATGGAGGCCCTACAGGTGCAGGGTTACAAGATAAATGGAATCCATTGGCCATCTTGTACATCAATAAAGATAATGTACAAAAAACATGGAGAACCTTTGGTAATGTGTATGCCGATGTTAATATTATGGATGGCTTACAGTTTAGTACCAAATTTAACTTCGATCACAATAGTTTTAAGTTTGATGAACACACCGCATCATTTAATCAAAATGGCAGTATTTTAGGAAATATTTTTATAAATGATGGTCAAGATTATCAGCGATTTGGCAGAAACAGAAATGAATCGGACGTGTTTATCTTTACCAATTTATTATCCTATAACAAAGATTTTGGTAATCATACCATAAATGCATTTGCTGGTCATGAAACCTATAGAAAAGACCAAAAAAATGATTTTGCCAGAATACAAGTGCCTTTAGGAACTGATGTAGACTTTGATAACATAGACCAATACGAAATTATAGCTGATAATTCTATTTTAGATGCCTACGGAATTGGTGCAGATAGCAGAAGAGAATCTGTATTTGCCAAAGTTTCTTATGACTTTTCAGATAAATACTACGCGTCAGGAAGTGTTCGTCGCGATGGAAGCTCTCGGTTTGGCAAAAATAATCGTTACGGTATTTTTCCAACGGCTTCAGCTGGATGGACAATCAGTAATGAAAACTTTATGAAAGACTCGAAAGTCTTCAATAATTTAAAACTAAGAGCATCTTGGGGAGGCAACGGAAATGCTGATATTTTAGAATATGCACAATATTCCATTTACCAATTGGCCATAGAAAATAGTAATTATGATATGTCTGGTGGTGGCAATGGAGGTATTGATATAGGAGTCTCACCAAATCAAGTTGGTAACCCAGATTTAAAGTGGGAACAGTCTTATCAAACTAACGTTGGTATCGATGCTAATTTATTTGATAATCGGGTAAACCTTGTTGTTGACGTTTATGAAAAAACAACATCCGATTTATTACTTCAAACCATACAGCCTGCAGTACTTGGGGAATCTGGAAGTACCTTATTCTTTAACGCTGGTGATATGGTGAATAAAGGGATTGATGTGGTTTTAGGTTATTCTTCCAAAACTAAAAATGATTTTAACTTTGGATTGGATTTAACATTTTCTGCTTATAAAAATGAAGTTACCAGTTTAAGTAATGCCGATAATTTTATTCTACAAGGCGTTTCATATACTGGCGCAGGACATCCTATTGGATCTTATTTCGGTTATGTGGCAGATGGACTGTTTAGAACCCCTGAAGAAGTTGCAGTTCATGCAGAACAAACAGGTAAAGCTCTTGGTAATATAAGATACCGTGATTTAAATGGCGATGGTGTTGTTAATCAAGATGACAGAACCATTATTGGAAATCCACATCCTGACTTCACCTACGGTATAAATTTATCTGCTTCTTATAAAAATTGGGAACTTGGTTTGTTCTTTGATGGTCGCCAAGGAAACGACATGTACAATGCTCAAAGAGAAATGTTGGATTTCCCATACTTCGGGTTTAATCATGGTTTAAACACTTTGGATGCTTGGACACCAAGCAATGCCAATTCAACCATTCCTGCATTGAGTACTGCTGACACAAATGATCAAAGGAGAGCATCCACTTATTTTATAGAGGACGGTTCGTTTTTTAGACTTAAAAATGTAAGCGTTTCATACACTTTTGATTCTGAAAAAATCAGCAAAATAGGTCTAGCAAGAGCTAAGGTGTATCTACAAGCTGAGAATTTAATAAATATCACCTCTTTTACAGGGTTTGATTATGAGGTTCCTGGGTTAAGCAGGACGGGTATAGGAATTGCTGGATTGGGCGTGTATCCACACACAAAAACATTCAGTTTAGGGTTTAACTTACAATTTTAA
- a CDS encoding RagB/SusD family nutrient uptake outer membrane protein has product MIRKIKLLATVTIVMLSMASCSEDFLEVSPENVISEDNLDLEQLVVSAYSTLDYRYNTGEFRDNWPFDHAPSNWCFSDIRSGDAYKGGGGVGDNPGGGMHALEIHQVFPSSENVYNLWRAIYFSVFRINSAITAINNNPDFANSEIRIAELKVLRAHFYFEAMKNFGSFVYIDENTPIDQVPKLENSFDTNFLWSKIEGDLNAAIPVLPNSQPELGRVNKLVAYAFLAKAKLFQNKWEDVITNANFVIAGPYRLVDDMEKLYSAPGYGNEENVFAIQYSINDGSEFGNLDFGNLINSPDSPSDDTNHPYLNGDDFDKPSQNIVNAFKVDGSGLPLLDTYNSSDLIPRDITTPVDPRLDHSIGRPGITWKKWQGMPMQDNWNRDIASYGYYVRKKNQIDPYSDLRASGGFPWAKGALDWPIIKISDVMLWKAEAAIELNDTETGMNIINQIRNRAKNSPRVYDFNNPSIDAANYDIELYPTTGITQGYARKALRMERRLELHNEGHHFYDLVRWGEAANWINDYMLTESGKRSYYSGASFTAGRDEYLPIPQIEIDATGGVYKQRSGY; this is encoded by the coding sequence ATGATAAGAAAAATTAAATTACTAGCAACTGTAACGATTGTCATGTTAAGCATGGCATCGTGTTCAGAGGACTTTTTAGAGGTAAGTCCTGAAAATGTCATATCTGAAGACAATTTAGACTTAGAGCAATTAGTTGTAAGCGCATACAGTACTTTGGATTACAGATACAATACAGGTGAGTTTAGGGATAACTGGCCTTTTGACCATGCACCTTCCAATTGGTGTTTCTCTGATATAAGAAGCGGAGACGCTTATAAAGGCGGCGGTGGCGTTGGTGATAATCCCGGTGGTGGGATGCATGCCCTCGAGATTCATCAAGTGTTTCCTTCTTCTGAAAATGTTTATAATTTATGGAGGGCCATTTACTTTTCTGTTTTTCGAATCAATAGCGCTATAACCGCTATAAACAATAACCCAGACTTTGCTAATAGCGAAATAAGAATTGCAGAACTAAAAGTTTTAAGAGCGCATTTCTATTTTGAAGCAATGAAGAATTTCGGTTCTTTCGTTTATATAGACGAAAACACACCTATTGATCAGGTACCAAAATTAGAGAATTCATTTGATACGAACTTTTTATGGAGCAAAATAGAGGGCGATTTAAATGCCGCTATTCCAGTGTTGCCAAATTCACAGCCTGAATTGGGAAGGGTGAACAAATTAGTTGCTTATGCGTTTTTGGCTAAAGCTAAACTGTTCCAAAATAAATGGGAAGATGTTATAACCAATGCCAATTTTGTAATTGCAGGTCCTTATAGGTTGGTTGATGATATGGAAAAACTGTATTCAGCACCTGGTTATGGTAACGAAGAAAACGTGTTTGCTATTCAATACTCCATCAATGATGGTTCAGAATTTGGAAATCTCGACTTTGGAAATTTAATAAATTCTCCAGATTCGCCTTCAGATGATACCAATCATCCTTATCTAAACGGCGATGATTTTGATAAACCTTCACAAAACATAGTTAATGCCTTTAAGGTTGATGGAAGTGGGTTGCCACTATTAGATACTTATAATAGTTCAGACTTAATCCCAAGAGATATTACGACTCCAGTAGATCCAAGGTTAGACCATTCCATTGGGCGTCCAGGAATTACTTGGAAAAAGTGGCAAGGGATGCCAATGCAGGATAACTGGAATAGAGATATTGCAAGTTATGGATATTACGTAAGAAAGAAAAATCAAATAGACCCTTACTCAGATTTAAGAGCATCGGGAGGATTTCCATGGGCAAAAGGCGCTTTAGATTGGCCAATAATCAAGATAAGCGATGTGATGCTTTGGAAAGCCGAAGCCGCTATTGAGTTAAATGATACGGAAACTGGAATGAACATCATAAACCAAATTCGTAACAGAGCAAAAAACTCGCCACGTGTTTATGATTTTAATAATCCATCCATCGATGCTGCCAATTATGACATCGAGTTGTACCCAACAACAGGAATAACACAAGGTTATGCCCGAAAAGCACTGAGAATGGAAAGAAGGCTAGAGCTTCATAACGAGGGACATCATTTTTATGATTTAGTAAGATGGGGAGAAGCCGCTAATTGGATTAATGATTATATGCTAACCGAAAGTGGTAAAAGGAGCTATTATAGTGGTGCTTCATTTACTGCTGGTAGAGATGAGTACCTTCCAATTCCTCAGATAGAAATTGACGCTACGGGAGGTGTTTACAAGCAACGTTCAGGGTATTAA
- a CDS encoding DUF5018 domain-containing protein: MKNILKISFFLFVGMLFAVTLSCNDEITFEDQVPDYTYSIIRSFDVNGQAATINHTNGVITATLPAGSNLSNVAVDMVLPEGATVDPASGSAVDFSTGPVIFTITNNGVSREYTATVAAFGDPMIMTFSIGENVGVIDQANGTIDITVGSEENIKALAPQYTIPGGTTSTPQSGVSLDFTNPVKYTVLSNDGFTGKSYFVTVKQLAAPVIDVFATSEDVCAATGIINNTSSTISIILPAGSDLTSVAPIITANEELTVSPASGVAQDFSQGSVNYTVTNQEGLTKTYQVTIVSANSTQKVVFLGEADCINTLEDDDAKAAAEYLKAQYPNDFAYIKIANVTEAALANTNVVMLYYLTPLTEGTQYFATDTNVMTLLPTELQSGASQAIALTNWVKGGGNLFLAGDPTSFIHVLGRMPADYSADRALGNYRYTEFGCAPAGGCVDYDKPANDIWGLGVRDSNNSGNRRGHPIFNGLTFNGDGELYLNNSGTREARLIWWQHMDGILSPGCCGQDAALLFEQTVNAVKLGTLRHIADGFGYGAVEFLPTNASVEANYDTNISTDFAGRIITLENSIIGYEFDSNEGRVNDYQGNIELLTSNIIDYLNN; encoded by the coding sequence ATGAAAAACATATTAAAAATTAGCTTTTTCCTATTTGTAGGGATGCTATTCGCAGTTACATTAAGCTGTAATGATGAAATCACTTTTGAAGACCAAGTGCCAGACTATACCTATTCAATTATAAGGTCATTTGATGTCAATGGACAAGCTGCAACAATAAATCATACCAATGGCGTTATTACTGCAACACTGCCAGCAGGATCGAACTTATCTAACGTTGCTGTAGATATGGTTTTACCTGAAGGAGCAACTGTAGACCCAGCCTCTGGTAGTGCTGTTGATTTCTCAACAGGGCCCGTTATATTTACTATTACCAATAATGGTGTTTCAAGAGAATATACAGCAACTGTTGCTGCCTTTGGAGACCCAATGATTATGACTTTTTCTATAGGTGAAAATGTGGGTGTCATTGATCAAGCAAATGGCACTATTGATATAACTGTAGGGAGTGAGGAAAATATTAAAGCTTTAGCGCCTCAATACACCATTCCGGGAGGTACTACTTCTACACCACAATCTGGTGTGTCGCTAGATTTTACAAATCCTGTAAAATACACTGTGCTATCAAATGATGGCTTTACAGGTAAGTCCTATTTTGTAACGGTAAAACAGTTAGCGGCACCTGTAATAGATGTATTTGCAACTTCAGAAGATGTTTGTGCTGCAACAGGTATAATAAACAATACATCATCTACAATTTCAATTATACTTCCAGCAGGATCGGATTTAACGTCTGTTGCTCCAATTATCACAGCTAATGAAGAACTAACGGTATCCCCTGCATCAGGAGTAGCACAAGATTTCAGTCAAGGAAGTGTGAATTACACGGTTACAAATCAAGAAGGTTTAACCAAAACATATCAAGTAACAATAGTTTCAGCAAATTCTACACAAAAAGTGGTCTTTTTGGGAGAAGCAGATTGTATTAATACACTAGAAGATGATGATGCAAAAGCGGCTGCAGAATATTTAAAAGCGCAATACCCTAATGATTTTGCATATATTAAAATAGCAAATGTTACTGAAGCTGCTTTGGCTAATACCAATGTTGTGATGTTATATTATTTAACACCACTTACTGAGGGGACACAATATTTTGCTACTGATACCAATGTGATGACTTTATTGCCTACTGAACTGCAATCTGGTGCTTCTCAAGCGATAGCTTTAACCAATTGGGTTAAAGGCGGGGGTAATTTATTTTTAGCAGGAGATCCTACATCTTTTATTCATGTGTTAGGTCGTATGCCTGCTGATTATAGTGCAGATAGAGCATTAGGAAATTATCGATATACAGAGTTTGGTTGTGCTCCAGCTGGCGGTTGTGTTGATTATGATAAACCAGCGAATGATATTTGGGGATTAGGTGTAAGGGATTCAAATAATTCTGGAAATAGAAGAGGACATCCTATTTTTAATGGATTAACTTTTAATGGAGACGGAGAGCTTTATTTAAACAATTCCGGTACACGGGAAGCACGATTAATTTGGTGGCAACATATGGATGGTATTTTATCTCCAGGATGTTGTGGTCAAGATGCTGCTTTATTGTTTGAACAAACTGTAAATGCTGTAAAATTAGGAACCTTACGTCACATTGCAGATGGATTTGGTTATGGTGCTGTGGAATTTTTACCAACAAATGCTTCGGTTGAAGCAAACTATGACACCAATATTTCAACGGATTTTGCTGGACGTATCATTACGCTTGAAAATAGTATAATAGGTTATGAATTTGATTCCAATGAAGGCCGGGTAAATGATTATCAAGGTAATATAGAGTTACTTACCTCTAACATCATTGATTATCTAAATAATTAA
- a CDS encoding DUF4960 domain-containing protein: MKKVIIKKIIAIVVLFIGLQSCDERENYMDGPEVLNIVENVIINNKSAEVDHLAGKINISLVGNTDLSSVLFEATAPEGVTILPSSGSNLDLNNPVEVMVSNGVSNRVYTIHATLLPSKIAFLGDGATIADIADDDVKAAAEWTQATYGSDFVYVSYEGLTDDALDGVNVIVYVYDNVGSSAQPAALLANLNVLSKFFVQGGKIVAGLLGTGLVEELGRDTSGLRNIIGTGAGGVNPDTWGIGFSGSPVSNIISNGLDFYDANKAYVINSGYKEDHNALWNLGSITSAPYATFNSLYNAEPIAAWDWAVEGQGFAGIVVWNPWERFKGYMITIGIGGMEWSMNDARDNPYLSNVQKVYKNSIDYLSNK, encoded by the coding sequence ATGAAAAAAGTAATCATAAAAAAAATAATCGCAATTGTAGTCCTGTTTATAGGACTACAATCGTGTGACGAGCGAGAAAACTATATGGATGGTCCCGAAGTTCTCAATATTGTTGAAAATGTAATAATTAATAACAAAAGTGCCGAAGTAGATCATTTAGCTGGAAAAATAAATATAAGTTTAGTTGGAAACACAGATTTAAGTTCTGTTTTATTTGAAGCCACAGCACCCGAAGGCGTTACAATATTACCTTCCAGTGGTTCCAATCTTGATTTAAATAATCCAGTAGAAGTCATGGTAAGCAATGGTGTTTCTAATAGGGTTTATACCATTCATGCCACTTTATTGCCTTCTAAAATTGCATTTCTAGGGGACGGCGCAACCATTGCAGATATTGCAGATGATGATGTGAAAGCAGCAGCAGAATGGACACAAGCCACTTACGGAAGTGATTTTGTTTATGTCTCTTATGAAGGGTTAACCGATGACGCTTTAGATGGTGTCAATGTTATTGTATATGTATACGATAATGTTGGTTCATCAGCACAACCAGCTGCCCTGTTAGCTAACTTAAATGTGCTTTCTAAATTTTTTGTACAAGGAGGTAAAATAGTAGCAGGTTTACTTGGAACTGGTTTGGTTGAAGAATTAGGGAGAGACACTTCTGGCTTAAGAAATATTATTGGCACTGGTGCTGGTGGAGTTAATCCAGATACATGGGGAATTGGTTTTAGCGGCTCGCCTGTTTCTAATATTATCTCTAATGGTTTGGATTTCTATGATGCAAATAAAGCATATGTTATTAACTCAGGTTATAAAGAAGATCATAATGCTTTATGGAATTTGGGCTCTATTACATCTGCGCCTTATGCAACTTTTAATTCCCTTTATAATGCAGAGCCAATTGCTGCATGGGATTGGGCAGTTGAAGGACAAGGATTTGCGGGTATTGTTGTATGGAATCCTTGGGAAAGGTTTAAAGGGTACATGATCACCATTGGTATTGGTGGCATGGAATGGAGTATGAATGATGCTCGCGATAACCCTTATTTAAGTAATGTACAGAAGGTTTATAAAAATTCAATTGATTATTTAAGTAATAAGTAG
- a CDS encoding TolB family protein encodes MNRSIILFSIVLCFFSCKTNSNYLKFDSDVPGLIPKVFAKNIINVNNEHVGYCELSNDGSELYYTITTDKWFPTKLLKVSSDNLQKKDTLNLIESDFEGEPCFSKDGKTFFFTAVVPPSNNWWHSDIFYRYKLDDGWSSPYRLDTLVNSISSEWNISCAKDDVIYFASERAKGTNAWNGDIYKAKYMGGKVEDLEKLPEIINTDYHESDPLIAPDESFLIFHSNRPGGFGIKDKDMDIVHCDLYISFNKDGKWTKPMNMGPEINTSGIEMAPALTPDGKYFLFTRRESINTSRPSLIYWVSTKIFKKYRSKSLIHRHSIGN; translated from the coding sequence ATGAATAGATCTATTATTCTTTTTTCAATTGTTCTTTGTTTTTTTTCTTGTAAGACAAACTCAAATTATTTAAAATTTGATTCAGATGTTCCAGGTTTAATACCTAAGGTGTTTGCAAAAAATATTATAAATGTAAATAATGAACATGTCGGATATTGTGAACTTTCAAACGATGGCTCAGAATTATATTATACAATAACTACTGATAAATGGTTTCCAACCAAGCTTCTAAAAGTTTCTTCTGATAATCTTCAAAAAAAAGATACTCTTAATCTAATTGAAAGTGATTTTGAAGGTGAACCGTGTTTTTCTAAAGACGGTAAAACATTTTTTTTTACAGCTGTGGTGCCTCCAAGCAATAACTGGTGGCATTCAGATATATTTTATAGGTATAAATTAGATGATGGTTGGAGTAGCCCTTATCGGTTAGATACACTAGTAAACAGCATATCAAGTGAGTGGAATATCTCTTGTGCAAAAGATGATGTTATATATTTTGCCTCAGAACGAGCAAAGGGCACAAATGCATGGAATGGTGATATTTATAAGGCAAAATATATGGGAGGTAAAGTAGAAGACCTTGAAAAGCTTCCAGAAATTATTAATACAGATTATCACGAAAGTGACCCATTAATTGCACCTGATGAAAGTTTTCTAATTTTTCATTCAAATCGACCTGGTGGATTTGGGATTAAGGATAAAGATATGGACATTGTTCACTGTGACTTATATATATCCTTCAATAAGGATGGAAAATGGACAAAACCAATGAACATGGGTCCCGAAATAAACACTTCTGGAATAGAAATGGCTCCAGCTTTAACCCCAGATGGTAAATACTTTCTATTTACAAGGCGTGAATCGATAAATACAAGCAGACCCTCATTAATTTATTGGGTTAGCACTAAAATATTCAAAAAATATAGAAGTAAATCCCTAATACATAGACATAGTATAGGCAATTAA